The Lacticaseibacillus rhamnosus DNA window CTGTGCATGGTTAAAAGTCAGCATCGCCAATTCACCAGCCATCTTTTCTAAATGTTGTAACACCGCTGGATCAACTTGATAGTTAATGCGTTCCCCATCAAACAGATGAAAATGGCCCGAAAAAAAGCGGGCATGCATCTGAATTTGGTTCAAAATGTACCGAATTCGCAGTTGCGTGTCGCCCGTAAATCGCCGTTTAAAAGCTGGGTAAGCTAATTCAATTCGAGCCATTAACTGGGCACGAATTTTTTTAATTTCAGGAGTTACCTCGTCCAAATATTGAGCAACCGGTGATAAATCACGATCATCCAGGTCCAGAATCTCCATACTCGTCATAAAGATATAAAGGCTGGAAACTTCAAATTCATCAATGACAAGTGCATATTGGCGGGCTAAATCAAACAACCAGTTTCTAATCCCGCGGTAAAGGTGGTTGTGATCCAAGCTGAGCAGCGGTTCTTTGCTGGTCTTAACGCGGTTTTGCTCCGCTGCAAAATGCCGCTTGAGTGCAATGTCCAACCAGATACTTAATTTGAGTCGTCCGATCATCGAAAATTTCAAATGTTCCCGAGCTTCAAACGCTGCGATAAACTGCCGTAACGAATACGCTTCCGTAAACGAGGCTAAGGTGTCGTAATCATGGCTATTTAGCAGCAGCCGATAATACAAATAGCGCAACGCAATCTCCGGCCCAATGAGGGTACCGCCCTTAATCTGTAGTGAAAATGCTGCCAAAACCTGATTCAAGAGTTTGATCCGACGAAAAACAGCTGGTTTACTGATGTATAGCAACTGTGCCAGTTCATCAGCACTCACTTTGCCTTTTTGCAGCAAGGTTAGTAAAATCCGATAACTTTTCGATTGGACTAACAATTGCCGATAGAGCTCACTAAAATTAACGGGTGTGCGTGTTTGCAAACAAATACAACGCTGACCGCCTGAATCAGTCACGCTAATATCAGCGGCAGCATCGAAGCCTCTAATCCGCTGCTGAAGTGCGGCGACGGTTGTTCCCATTGTGCTTGCTGACACCCCCAGCGTTGTGATGGCGGTTGTGTACAAGCAACCGGCAGCCCCCGCCTTTAGCAATAACTGCAACAACTGAACCTCCCGACGTTCATCGTTCTCCAGAAAATCATCAAGATTCATAGCCTACTCCCCCTCATCAATAGATTCCCTGAAAAATTCATAACTCCTTCGTTCGACACTGATATTAGATGAATCTTAACATAATAATTCGTTGAAACAAATAGAAATGTAAGCGAATTCAAGTCAGCTAAAATTTAGTCCTCTTCTGATTACAAAACAAGCAGCGCGCATTCTCCCTTTTGTCAGGATAAAACCGTCACAACTCAAAAAACGGTCCCAGAGCAAGCACTTGCTCCAAAACCGTTAATCAAACACAGCTTATTCAATTGTCATGGCCGCTCATACTGTCTCACTATCATGTCACATGCAGCACACCAGCTTGGCAATAAAGCCATTTATGTTACTCCTGACTCAGTAGATCTTCATAAGCCTTTTCATACTTCTGAATATCGCCTGCGCCCATAAAGACAACCACAGCATGGTGGAATTTCAGCAACGGTCGCATATCCGCTTGCTGAATGACAGCGGCACCCTTGATTTGCGCCACAATGTCTTCTGAGCGAATTTTACCATTCTTTTCCCGCGCGGAGCTGAAAATCGGAGTCAGGAACGTCTGATCGGCTTGGCTCAAGACTTGAACGTACTGCGGTTCATATGCTTGCGTCCGACTATAAGTATGGGGCTGGAAAACAGCGATGATCGCTTTGTCAGGATATTTCTGCCGGGCCGCATCCAATGTTGCTTTTATCTCATTCGGATGGTGCGCATAATCATCGACAATGATCATGTCTTTAAGATCTTTTTCGGCAAAGCGGCGTTTAACCCCACTGAAGTTACCGAGTTCGCGCGCGATCAAGCCTGCATCAAGTTTCTCCATATGCGCGACAGCCACAACTGCCAAGGCATTCAGGACGCTATGTTCGCCAAACAGTGGCACAAAGAAGTGGCCGATCAATTCATCATGGAAGTACGCGTCAAAACTGCTGCCTTTTGTATCACGCTTGACATTGCGGGCCTGAAAATCATCACGGTCACTGGTGCCGTAATAATAAACAGGAACTTTAGCTTTTAGTTTGCGCAGCCAAGGATCATCGCCCCATGCGACAATCGCCTTTTGGACCTGATTTGCTTCGGTTTCAAATGCATCGTAAACATCTTCAAACCCGTGATAATAATCGGGGTGATCAAAATCAATGTTCGTCATGATCATGTAATCGGGATGGTAGGACAGAAAATGGCGCCGATATTCGTCTGCCTCAAAAACAAAAAATTTCGAATCGCGAACGCCTTTGCCAGTCCCATCGCCAATCAGATAACTGGTTTTAGCAACCCCGCTTAACGTGTGGGCAAGTAAACCGGTGGTACTCGTTTTACCATGCGCACCCGCCACGCCAATGCTGGTATACCCCTTAATCAGCTGACCAAGAAATTCATGATACCGATAAATCTTAAGCCCCATCGCTTTGGCTTGCTTGATTTCCGGATGCTCATCGGTAAAGCTGTTACCGGCAATCACAGTGTAACCGGGCTTTAGATTAGCCGGATCAAACGGAAGCATCGTGATTCCGGCAGCCGCCAAGCCTTTCTGGGTAAACGTATATTGGGTAATATCACTCCCCAACACTTGATGCCCCAAATCATGCAGTACCAATGCCAATGCGCTCATGCCTGAACCCTTAATGCCAATAAAATAATAAGTTGCCTCTGTCATCACGAATGTTCCTCTTCCTTTGCTTGTGTGTAGTAAACTTCGCGCGGTTTTGCCCCTTTTGCTGCGGAGACCAGATGTTTGGCCTCCAACGTATCAATCAGGTTGGCGGCGCGATTATACCCAATAGAAAAGACGCGCTGTAACTTTGATGTCGAAATATGCCGTTCACCAGCAAGATAATCCAGCACCTCAGGCATCAGTTCATCTTCATGCGTATTGCTAGCCTCAGCGGACTTGACCCTGCCGGATCAAAAAGATACCTTGGACCGCGGTGACTTTTGACATACGCAACAATGCTATCGATTTCCCGATCGACAAAGGTGCCTTGTAGCCGAATTGGCTGACTGGCACCATTGCCTAAGTAAAGCATATCGCCACGACCCAACAACCGCTCAGCCCCAGCCGTATCGATAATGGTCCGGGAATCAATTTGACTCGCCGTCATAAAGGCAATGCGGGTAGGGATATTGTTCTTGATAGTACCGGTGATCACATCGACACTTGGCCGTTGAGTCGCAACAAGTAAGTGAATGCCGGCTGCCCGCGCTTTGGCTGTAATCCTAGCAATGTCGTCTTGGATCTCAGTGCCAGCCGCCAGCATCAAATCTGCCAACTCATCAATGATAATCACCAGATATGGCATCACTTGAGCAAACTCATGATGCCGCTTAGCCTTTGCATTGAACTGTTCAAGATTACGTACGCCTGCTGCAGCCAGTTTTTTGTAGCGGTCATTCATCGTCGTAACCACCCACTTCAATGCCGCGCTCGCCGCTTTTGGATCAGAAATCACTGGCGAGACCAGGTGCGGCAAACCGTTATAACCGGCTAACTCAACTGCTTTGGGATCAATCAAAAGCAGCCGCACCTGTTCCGGAGTCGCTTTATACAGCAGCGACACCAGTAAGCTGTTAATAAAGACAGACTTACCGGATCCAGTCGCTCCGGCAATCAGTCCATGCGGCATTTTAGCAAGATTCGTGACAACCGGCTGACCAAAAAGATCCACGCCAAGCGCAATGGTTAACGGCGACTTAGCTTTCTGAAATGCCGGCGTGTCCAGAACTTCCCGCAACATGACCGGACGCGGTTTCAAGTTAGGAATTTCGATCCCAACTGTATTCTTACCGGG harbors:
- the murC gene encoding UDP-N-acetylmuramate--L-alanine ligase, with protein sequence MTEATYYFIGIKGSGMSALALVLHDLGHQVLGSDITQYTFTQKGLAAAGITMLPFDPANLKPGYTVIAGNSFTDEHPEIKQAKAMGLKIYRYHEFLGQLIKGYTSIGVAGAHGKTSTTGLLAHTLSGVAKTSYLIGDGTGKGVRDSKFFVFEADEYRRHFLSYHPDYMIMTNIDFDHPDYYHGFEDVYDAFETEANQVQKAIVAWGDDPWLRKLKAKVPVYYYGTSDRDDFQARNVKRDTKGSSFDAYFHDELIGHFFVPLFGEHSVLNALAVVAVAHMEKLDAGLIARELGNFSGVKRRFAEKDLKDMIIVDDYAHHPNEIKATLDAARQKYPDKAIIAVFQPHTYSRTQAYEPQYVQVLSQADQTFLTPIFSSAREKNGKIRSEDIVAQIKGAAVIQQADMRPLLKFHHAVVVFMGAGDIQKYEKAYEDLLSQE
- a CDS encoding helix-turn-helix domain-containing protein gives rise to the protein MNLDDFLENDERREVQLLQLLLKAGAAGCLYTTAITTLGVSASTMGTTVAALQQRIRGFDAAADISVTDSGGQRCICLQTRTPVNFSELYRQLLVQSKSYRILLTLLQKGKVSADELAQLLYISKPAVFRRIKLLNQVLAAFSLQIKGGTLIGPEIALRYLYYRLLLNSHDYDTLASFTEAYSLRQFIAAFEAREHLKFSMIGRLKLSIWLDIALKRHFAAEQNRVKTSKEPLLSLDHNHLYRGIRNWLFDLARQYALVIDEFEVSSLYIFMTSMEILDLDDRDLSPVAQYLDEVTPEIKKIRAQLMARIELAYPAFKRRFTGDTQLRIRYILNQIQMHARFFSGHFHLFDGERINYQVDPAVLQHLEKMAGELAMLTFNHAQQSPSPEQLLFLKRRYLNVLLLIHVQSDAPLYVGICMHDDWSITAGMVARLRVALAGYYHVIIDNAVTDRVYDLLITNSATAARQIKAKERYLLTGIENRYDLEQIMALLATIDQKRKQ